The following nucleotide sequence is from Azospirillum brasilense.
CGGTCCTGGGCCAGACGGTCCAGATCCTGCTGGCGCTGCTCTTCCGTCCGCAGGTCGGTCGGGCGCGACGGAACGGTGCCGAGATTGGGGTATTCCCGGTTCTCACCGGACATGCCGCGCACCGGCGACTCCTGGCTGGGCACGTCGCGGCCGGTCACCGCGCCGAACAGCCCGGTGTCGAGCACGCGGTCGCTGCAGGCGGAGAGCCCCAAGACAACCAGAACGGACAGGGCGGGGGCCAACCGGCCCGCCTTCGCCACCACGCCGCGTCGGATACCCGTTTCCATTCTGCGAACCCCACATCCGAACCCATCCGGCCGCTTGAACGGTGGTGGGCGAAATGAAATCTTCATACGAGAGGTGTATGACGGACCCCGGCTCGAACGGACATGGCATAAGCTGTCCGGGATGCCAGGACCGGAACGCACTCCGACCGAACAGACTTCCGGCAGGCACTGTATAAACCGCACAACGTCCCTCCTGAAGCCTAAAACTCGCCTAAAGAAGAAGGACCGCACCAATGGCCGAAAACCAGGCCCCTGACGTCAAGCTTCCCGACCCGGTGGAGATGTCGCGGGCGATGACCCGCATCGCCGAGCAGAGCCAGCGGCTGGTCACCGACTTCCTGTCCCGTCAGGCCTCGGACGGCGTTGGCGCGAAGAACCCCGACCCGATGGGCGTCGGCCATGCGTTCCTGGAAATGACCACGCGCATGATGGCCGACCCGGCCAAGCTGATGAAGGCGCAGATGACGCTGTGGCAGGACTACCTGACCCTGTGGCAGCGCACCACCCAGCGCTTCTTCGGCCAGGAGGCCCAGCCGGTCATCGCCCCGGCGAAGGACGACCGCCGCTTCAAGGATTCGGCCTGGGACGAGAACACCCTGTTCGACTTCATCAAGCAGTCCTACCTGCTGTCGGCCCGGTGGATGCAGTCCACGGTCAACGAGGTGGATGGGCTGGACGACCACACGGCCAAGAAGGTCGACTTCTACACCCGCCAGTTCGTCGACGCGATGGCGCCCTCCAACTTCGTCATGACGAACCCGGAGGTGCTGCGCACGACCATCGAGACGGGCGGCGAGAACCTCGTCAAGGGGCTTGAGCATCTGCTGAAGGACCTGGAGCGCGGCAAGGGCGAGCTGCGCATCTCCATGACCGACTACGACGCCTTCCAGGTCGGCAAGAACATCGCCGTCACCCCGGGCAAGGTCGTCTTCCAGACCGATCTGATGCAGCTCATCCAGTACACCCCGACCACGCCGGAGGTGAACAAGCGGCCGCTGATGATCGTGCCGCCCTGGATCAACAAGTACTACATCCTGGATCTGCGCGAGAAGAACAGCTTCATCAAATGGGCGGTGGACCAGGGCCACAGCGTCTTCGTCCTGTCCTGGGTGAACCCGGATGAGAAGCTGGCCCAGAAGGGCTTCGAAGACTACATGTTCGAAGGCGTGCTGGCCGCGCTGGACGCCATCGAGAAGGTGACCGGCGAGAAGGACGTGAACGCCATCGGCTATTGCCTGGGCGGCACGCTGCTGGCCTCCACCCTGTCCTACATGGCGGCCAAGAAGGACGACCGCATCAAGTCGGCCACCTTCTTCACCACCATGCTGGACTTCACCGAAGCCGGCGAGCTGTCGGTCTTCATCGACGAGGAGCAGCTCACCATGATCGAGAGCCAGATGGCCCAACAGGGCTACCTGGACGGCTCGAAGATGGCGACCACCTTCAACATGCTGCGCGCCAACGACCTGATCTGGTCGTTCGTCGTGAACAACTACCTGCTCGGCAAGGACCCGTTCCCGTTCGACCTGCTCTACTGGAACAGCGATTCGACCCGCATGCCGGCGGCGATGCACAGCTTCTACCTGCGCAACATGTACCAGAAGAATCTTCTGGCGCAGCCGGGAGCGGTGACGCTGGGCGGCGTGCCGATCGACCTGCGCAACGTGAAGACCCCGTCCTTCTTCCTGTCGGCCCGCGAGGACCACATCGCGCCGTGGAAGTCCACCTACATGGGCGCCCACCTGTTCTCCGGCCCGGTGAAGTTCGTGCTGGCCGCCTCCGGCCACATCGCCGGCGTGGTGAACCCGCCGGCCGCCGGCAAGTACTGCTACTGGACCAACGCCAAGCTGCCGAAGGCCTCGGACGACTGGCTGGCGTCGTCGGAGCAGACCCCCGGCTCCTGGTGGCCGGAGTGGAACAACTGGGTCTCCACCTTCTCCGAAGGCAAGGTCCCGGCGCGCAATCCGGAAAAGGGCGGCCTGCCCGTTCTGGAAGACGCCCCCGGCTCCTACGCCAAGGTGCGCATCGTCTGATGTTCCGAATCCTGAGGGCGGTCCCCCGCCCTCAGGATGCCCGGAACCGTCGGCGCGGCGGACCACAAGAGATGGCCCATAAGAAAAGGCCCCGGACCATGGTCCGGGGCCATTTCTTTGTCGGCGAAAGCCCCGGACCGAGGTCCGGGGCTCCGTGTCCCGAAAGGGAACCTGCGCCTTACGACGACGGGGCGTTCGCACCGCGCGGCAGGATCTGCGCACGACGGTTGGACGGCTCGCGGACGTTCGGGCCGGTCTGCACCAGGAGCTGGCTCTCGCCCTTGCCCTCGGTGGTGATGGCGCCGGCGGCGATGCCCTTGGAGACGAGGGCCTGCTTCACCGCCTCGGCGCGACGCACCGACAGACGCTGGTTGTAGGCCGGCGAACCCGAGGTGTCGGTGTGGCCGACGACATGGACGCGGGCGTTGGCGCCCTTGCCGATGGCGGCGGCCGCATCGCCGATCACGCGATCGGCGGCCGGGGTGACGTTGGCCTTATCCCAGTCGAAGAACACGAGGTATTCGGTCTGGGCGCGGGCGGCCGGGGCCGGGGCAACCGCCGGAGCGGCGGCCGGCGGGCACTTGAAGCTGCCCTGGTGGGTGGCGTAGCCGCCATCCGCCGTGCGGACCGGGGTGTCGTTCCAGCCGATGACCGGGTTGCACCACTCGGCGGTGTCAGCGCTCTGGGCCTGAGCCCCGGCGGTCAGGCCGAAAGCGACGACGGCGGCCGGCACGACGGCCATGGTAGCGCGGAAGAAGCTGTTCATTTCTCCACTCCCTTAGAGACACACTCCCTACCGCTTGGTTCGCGGAGGACGAATCGCACAAACGATAGGACATATCGCGTGCATGTAACGTGACAAAACGCGAAACATGTGGGGTTTGTCCACGTACAAACATACCCTCCGGAAGTCCTACACGTTTCGTGCCGGCGTCACTGTTGCTAGTATGCCACAGTGCTGCGACGCACTAAAGAGGTATTAGCCCTCTCTGTAGATTTGAGCAAGCCGCACGTAGTTCCGGATGTTTACCGGGAAGAAAGATGTGTCCTTTTCCGTAAGTGCACGCACGGGTCTTGCGGGACTTCCGGCCCAAAGTTGCCCCGTTGCCACACGCTTCCCGGGGGTCACCAGAGCCCCGGCGGCCACCATGGCCCCCGACTCGACGTAGGCACCGTCCATGACGCAGGCCTGCATGCCGATGAAGCAGCCGCTCTCCAGCGTGCAGGCGTGCAACAGGGCCATGTGGCCGATCGACACGTCATCGCCGATGTAAGTCCCCTGCCCCGCCGACGCGACGTGAATCACGGTACCGTCCTGGATGTTGGTGCGCGCACCGATTCGGATCTCGTTCACGTCGCCGCGGATCGTGCAGCCGAACCAGACGCTGCTGCCCGGCCCGATCTCCACGTCGCCGATGACCGAGGCCGTCGGCGCCACATAGACGCTGGGGTCGATCTTCGGATGCGTGCCCTGGAAGGGCAATATCAGGCCGGACATCGCAGGCAACTTTTCCTCAGGCTGTTTCTCTTCGGTCACGGGAACAGCGGGGCCTGCTCCAGGCCGGTCGTCTCGCCCAGGCCGAACATGACGTTCATGTTCTGGATGGCTTGGCCGGAAGCGCCCTTCACCAGATTGTCGATGACCGAGACGATGATGGCGCCGCGCGGGGTGCGGTCGGGGAAGACGCCGATCAGCGCTTGGTTGGAGGCGCGGACGTGGCGGGTCGCCGGGGCGATGCCCGCCGCCGTGACGTTTACGAAGGGCTCCGATTCGTAGCGCGCGGTCAGCGTGGCGCGCAGGTCGTCGGCGGTGACCCCGTCGGTCATGCGGACGTAGATCGTCGCCATCATGCCGCGGTTCATCGGGACGAGGTGCGGCGTGAAGCTGACCGTCACCGGACGCCCGGCGGCCAGCCGTAGCTCCTGCTCGATCTCCGGCATGTGGCGGTGGTGGCCGACGCCGTAGGCGTTGAAGCCCTCCGACACCTCGGTGAAGAGGTTCTGCTGCTTGGCGTCGCGCCCGGCGCCGGAGACGCCCGACTTGGCGTCGATCACGATCCCGCCCGGCTCGATCATCTCGTCCATCAGCAGCGGCAGCAGGGCCAGCAGCGAGCAGGTGGGGTAGCAGCCGGGGTTCGCGACCACGCGCGCCTTGCGCACGCCCTGCCGGTTGAACTCGGTCAGGCCGTAGGCGACCTCCTTCTGAAGCTCGACGGCGCGGTGCTCATGCCCGTACCAAGTGGCGTATTCGGCAGGGTCGGACAGGCGGAAATCGGCGGACAGGTCCACCACCTTGATGTGGCGCGGCAGGCCGGCGATGACCTCCTGCGTGGTGCCGTGCGGCAGAGCGCAGAAGACGGCGTCCAGCTTGTCCCAGGCGACCTCCTCGATCTTCACGAGGCCGGGCAGGGTGAATTGGCCCAGATGCGGGAACACCTCCGCCATGGGCTTCCCCGCCTGTCGCTCGGCCGTCAGCGCGCAGATCTCCACACCGGGATGGCGGAGAAGCATGCGCACCAACTCGGCGCCGGTGTAACCGGACGCGCCAAGAATGCCGACACGGATGGGGGAAGTGCTGTTGGCCATGGACGCTGTTCCTTTTGACGCACGGGGATGGGCACGGAACGGTGAAGAGAAGTGAAACAGACCTGAAACAAGAAAGGGGCGTCCCGTCGGGACGCCCCTCGCTTGTACAGCAGTAACGCGGGTCCGCGGTAGGCTTTAGCGCTTCGAGAACTGGAAGCTGCGGCGGGCCTTGGCCTTGCCGTACTTCTTACGCTCGACGACGCGGGCATCGCGGGTCAGGAAGCCGGCAGCCTTC
It contains:
- a CDS encoding gamma carbonic anhydrase family protein translates to MSGLILPFQGTHPKIDPSVYVAPTASVIGDVEIGPGSSVWFGCTIRGDVNEIRIGARTNIQDGTVIHVASAGQGTYIGDDVSIGHMALLHACTLESGCFIGMQACVMDGAYVESGAMVAAGALVTPGKRVATGQLWAGSPARPVRALTEKDTSFFPVNIRNYVRLAQIYREG
- a CDS encoding OmpA family protein, which gives rise to MNSFFRATMAVVPAAVVAFGLTAGAQAQSADTAEWCNPVIGWNDTPVRTADGGYATHQGSFKCPPAAAPAVAPAPAARAQTEYLVFFDWDKANVTPAADRVIGDAAAAIGKGANARVHVVGHTDTSGSPAYNQRLSVRRAEAVKQALVSKGIAAGAITTEGKGESQLLVQTGPNVREPSNRRAQILPRGANAPSS
- the argC gene encoding N-acetyl-gamma-glutamyl-phosphate reductase produces the protein MANSTSPIRVGILGASGYTGAELVRMLLRHPGVEICALTAERQAGKPMAEVFPHLGQFTLPGLVKIEEVAWDKLDAVFCALPHGTTQEVIAGLPRHIKVVDLSADFRLSDPAEYATWYGHEHRAVELQKEVAYGLTEFNRQGVRKARVVANPGCYPTCSLLALLPLLMDEMIEPGGIVIDAKSGVSGAGRDAKQQNLFTEVSEGFNAYGVGHHRHMPEIEQELRLAAGRPVTVSFTPHLVPMNRGMMATIYVRMTDGVTADDLRATLTARYESEPFVNVTAAGIAPATRHVRASNQALIGVFPDRTPRGAIIVSVIDNLVKGASGQAIQNMNVMFGLGETTGLEQAPLFP
- a CDS encoding PHA/PHB synthase family protein — protein: MAENQAPDVKLPDPVEMSRAMTRIAEQSQRLVTDFLSRQASDGVGAKNPDPMGVGHAFLEMTTRMMADPAKLMKAQMTLWQDYLTLWQRTTQRFFGQEAQPVIAPAKDDRRFKDSAWDENTLFDFIKQSYLLSARWMQSTVNEVDGLDDHTAKKVDFYTRQFVDAMAPSNFVMTNPEVLRTTIETGGENLVKGLEHLLKDLERGKGELRISMTDYDAFQVGKNIAVTPGKVVFQTDLMQLIQYTPTTPEVNKRPLMIVPPWINKYYILDLREKNSFIKWAVDQGHSVFVLSWVNPDEKLAQKGFEDYMFEGVLAALDAIEKVTGEKDVNAIGYCLGGTLLASTLSYMAAKKDDRIKSATFFTTMLDFTEAGELSVFIDEEQLTMIESQMAQQGYLDGSKMATTFNMLRANDLIWSFVVNNYLLGKDPFPFDLLYWNSDSTRMPAAMHSFYLRNMYQKNLLAQPGAVTLGGVPIDLRNVKTPSFFLSAREDHIAPWKSTYMGAHLFSGPVKFVLAASGHIAGVVNPPAAGKYCYWTNAKLPKASDDWLASSEQTPGSWWPEWNNWVSTFSEGKVPARNPEKGGLPVLEDAPGSYAKVRIV